A window of the Candidatus Binatia bacterium genome harbors these coding sequences:
- the truA gene encoding tRNA pseudouridine(38-40) synthase TruA yields MPRYKLTVQYEGTDFRGWQVQPDVRTVQGVIEEAVARLNGSLRRVAAAGRTDAGVHASGQVVGLTLDRSLSPNKLLRALNALTPPDVTVTTAALVADGFDPRREASSRVYTYRVWNTGYQSPFWRRFAWHIPRVLDVAAMRAASAALLGEHDFSAFRAADCDAAHARRIVLASAVERRGAMIMYTVEANGFLRCMVRNIVGTLVEIGLGSRPATAIEELLAHGDRTAAGAAAPPHGLVLVRVAYEPSRT; encoded by the coding sequence ATGCCACGGTACAAGCTGACGGTGCAGTACGAGGGGACCGACTTCCGGGGGTGGCAGGTGCAGCCCGATGTGCGCACCGTGCAGGGTGTCATCGAGGAGGCCGTCGCACGCCTCAATGGCAGCTTGCGTCGTGTCGCGGCAGCCGGGCGTACGGATGCGGGAGTGCACGCAAGCGGCCAAGTGGTCGGCTTGACCCTCGATCGGTCCCTCTCTCCGAACAAGCTGTTGCGGGCGCTAAACGCCCTCACTCCCCCCGACGTCACCGTAACGACCGCCGCCCTCGTCGCCGACGGCTTCGATCCGCGCCGCGAAGCCTCGAGTCGAGTATACACCTATCGCGTCTGGAATACCGGCTATCAGTCGCCGTTCTGGCGGCGTTTCGCCTGGCACATACCGCGCGTGCTGGACGTCGCTGCCATGCGCGCGGCCTCGGCGGCGCTGCTTGGCGAGCACGACTTCAGCGCCTTCCGAGCCGCCGACTGTGATGCCGCCCACGCCCGCCGCATCGTTCTTGCCAGCGCCGTCGAGCGGCGCGGCGCCATGATCATGTACACCGTGGAGGCCAATGGTTTCCTCCGGTGTATGGTGCGCAACATCGTGGGCACGCTGGTCGAAATCGGGCTGGGCAGCCGGCCGGCGACGGCCATCGAGGAGCTACTCGCGCACGGCGACAGAACGGCCGCGGGAGCCGCCGCCCCGCCGCACGGTCTGGTGCTGGTTCGCGTCGCCTACGAGCCGTCCCGCACGTAG
- a CDS encoding aspartate-semialdehyde dehydrogenase, translating to MKDRTYSVAVVGATGLVGAEIVAVLEQRGFPLGALQLYASVQTAGDTARCGDLTARVELLEGARFAGTDLVFLAAAEAVSAEWTARAAADGAVVIDLTQLHAGDPTVPLVVPEVNAAAVADYTNRRVLATPDPAVVALAVALAPVRNAAGLRGLVATTLEPASTMGRAGVEELQRETVDLLNGRSPGHDVFPQRLAFNAIPLVGEPLAGGSSSEETRAVAGLRRLLETPDLPSSITRVRVPVFFGVGVAATIDTERPLTAAEAQEILRTAPGVVLDSGTDARGYLTPADTVGKDAVCVGRVRVVDPPPRLDLWLTIDNLRKGSAVNAVQIAEVLVREHL from the coding sequence GTGAAAGACCGCACATACTCGGTGGCCGTCGTTGGTGCGACGGGTCTGGTCGGCGCCGAAATCGTCGCCGTCCTCGAACAGCGTGGCTTCCCGCTCGGCGCGCTGCAGTTGTATGCTTCGGTGCAGACCGCCGGCGATACGGCGAGATGTGGCGATCTGACGGCACGGGTCGAGTTGCTGGAAGGTGCCCGCTTTGCCGGGACGGACCTCGTTTTTCTCGCTGCCGCCGAGGCCGTCAGTGCCGAATGGACCGCGCGGGCGGCCGCCGACGGAGCAGTCGTGATCGACCTCACCCAACTCCACGCCGGTGACCCGACCGTACCGCTGGTGGTGCCGGAAGTGAATGCCGCCGCCGTCGCCGACTACACCAACCGGCGAGTTCTGGCCACACCTGACCCCGCAGTCGTTGCGCTTGCCGTCGCACTCGCCCCGGTTCGCAACGCCGCGGGCCTGCGCGGATTGGTGGCCACGACCCTCGAGCCCGCTTCCACGATGGGGCGCGCGGGCGTAGAGGAGTTGCAGCGCGAAACCGTCGATCTGTTAAACGGACGCAGCCCGGGTCACGACGTCTTTCCGCAGCGGCTGGCCTTCAACGCGATACCTCTGGTCGGCGAGCCGCTGGCGGGAGGGTCGTCGAGCGAGGAAACGCGCGCCGTCGCGGGGTTGCGCAGATTGCTCGAAACCCCCGATCTTCCATCCAGCATTACCCGAGTACGTGTTCCCGTGTTCTTTGGCGTCGGCGTCGCCGCCACGATCGACACGGAACGTCCTTTGACGGCGGCCGAAGCGCAGGAGATACTGCGCACCGCGCCCGGGGTGGTGCTCGACAGTGGGACCGATGCCCGTGGCTACCTGACCCCTGCCGACACCGTGGGTAAGGATGCGGTCTGCGTCGGCAGAGTGCGAGTGGTCGACCCTCCGCCAAGGCTGGACCTCTGGCTGACGATCGACAATCTGCGCAAAGGCTCGGCGGTCAATGCCGTACAGATCGCCGAGGTATTGGTCCGCGAGCACCTCTGA